A single Heterodontus francisci isolate sHetFra1 chromosome 11, sHetFra1.hap1, whole genome shotgun sequence DNA region contains:
- the LOC137374937 gene encoding zinc finger protein ZIC 4-like, whose amino-acid sequence MSMDALGSPMMDPSFAKRNPALRLVDLAGAHHHHHHHPPQSMTGFPGLGGHPHSMAHTHPGENTGEPRLGPSPFGPEHMGHPAAAAALKLSPTHPHHHPHHHHHHHMAGHAEVVSNPTAAFGPAQAAAAVSYSVSHSHASYTAQAISAGRDFLIRRDLTSSVMPGLTDQYPGTSSHHGMFVSTTGSYPGHHGHPEAGSHSLFPGLHDQAPHAAPTGHHLNGQLRLGLPGDMYARSEHYSQVASSRSDPFASSPLHGYGGMNINMNLTGHHGPGAFFRYMRQPIKQELICKWTEPDPVTKKPCSKTFSTMHELVTHVTVEHVGGPEQSNHICFWEECPREGKPFKAKYKLVNHIRVHTGEKPFPCPFPGCGKVFARSENLKIHKRTHTGEKPFKCEFEGCDRRFANSSDRKKHSHVHTSDKPYNCKIRGCDKSYTHPSSLRKHMKVHCKSPPPSSGYESSTPSLVSPSSDSGRDPPASASQLDPITSSHAANLSEWYVCQSTGASGIPTPPSNSSSPGPGEHSYRNSDPRTIL is encoded by the exons ATGAGCATGGATGCTTTGGGGAGTCCGATGATGGACCCATCATTCGCCAAACGAAACCCAGCGCTGAGATTAGTAGATTTGGCAGGAGCTcaccaccatcatcatcaccatcccCCTCAGAGTATGACAGGCTTCCCAGGGCTCGGCGGCCATCCCCACTCAATGGCACACACGCACCCTGGGGAGAATACTGGAGAACCCCGCCTGGGGCCGAGTCCTTTCGGGCCTGAACACATGGGGCACCCTGCAGCCGCTGCTGCGCTTAAACTCAGCCCAACccatccccaccaccatccccaccatcatcatcaccatcataTGGCAGGCCACGCTGAGGTTGTCTCCAATCCAACGGCAGCTTTTGGCCCAGCGCAGGCGGCAGCAGCAGTCAGTTACTCGGTCTCGCATTCCCACGCCAGCTATACTGCCCAGGCTATCTCGGCAGGTAGAGACTTCCTCATCCGCAGAGATTTGACATCCTCAGTCATGCCAGGGCTCACTGATCAATATCCTGGCACAAGTTCTCACCACGGAATGTTTGTATCAACAACAGGTAGCTACCCCGGACACCATGGTCACCCCGAGGCTGGAAGCCACTCTCTATTCCCTGGACTGCATGATCAGGCTCCCCATGCAGCCCCAACTGGACACCATCTGAACGGACAGTTAAGACTGGGGCTACCTGGAGACATGTACGCCAGGTCTGAGCACTACAGTCAAGTGGCAAGTTCCAGGAGTGATCCCTTTGCCTCTTCCCCTCTACATGGCTACGGTGGCATGAATATTAACATGAACTTAACTGGCCACCACGGTCCAGGTGCTTTCTTTCGCTACATGAGACAACCCATCAAGCAGGAATTGATCTGCAAGTGGACTGAACCGGACCCTGTCACTAAAAAGCCATGCTCAAAAACTTTTAGCACGATGCACGAACTGGTTACTCACGTAACAGTGGAACACGTTGGGGGACCAGAGCAGTCGAATCATATCTGTTTCTGGGAAGAGTGTCCAAGAGAGGGAAAGCCTTTCAAAGCCAAATATAAACTTGTAAATCACATCAGAGTCCACACTGGCGAGaaaccattcccctgtccattccctggATGCGGCAAAGTCTTTGCCAGATCAGAAAATCTCAAGATCCACAAAAGAACTCATACAG GAGAAAAACCCTTCAAATGCGAGTTTGAAGGTTGTGACAGACGTTTTGCTAACAGCAGCGACAGGAAAAAGCACTCTCATGTGCATACAAGTGACAAGCCCTATAACTGCAAAATAAGAGGCTGTGATAAATCGTACACGCACCCCAGTTCCCTTCGTAAGCACATGAAGGTCCATTGCAAATCTCCTCCTCCCAGTTCGGGCTACGAATCTTCCACCCCTTCGCTGGTATCTCCTTCTTCGGACTCAGGTCGGGACCCCCCGGCTTCAGCCTCACAGCTTGACCCAATCACATCTTCCCACGCAGCTAACCTGAGCGAATGGTATGTGTGTCAGAGCACGGGAGCAAGTGGTATTCCAACACCTCCAAGTAATTCATCATCACCTGGACCAGGAGAACACTCTTACAGAAACTCTGACCCCAGAACTATTCTCTAA